A single genomic interval of Hevea brasiliensis isolate MT/VB/25A 57/8 chromosome 4, ASM3005281v1, whole genome shotgun sequence harbors:
- the LOC110633995 gene encoding protein OXIDATIVE STRESS 3, with the protein MAEAAAKQNFLDVTLQKINPNGELQQDPSWVAMKGGFGACEYDESSMEDSTNSAASSSSSIDLLEDASSAASSSSSSSTSHANGPLYELSELMAQLPIKRGLSKFYEGKSQSYTSLASVRSIEDLAKKVTATPYRSKMKSCKSYAGVLDSHKCYSPKATISKRASPYQKRSFSSSLGKRGSLLGNC; encoded by the exons ATGGCTGAAGCAGCTGCAAAGCAAAATTTTTTGGATGTGACTTTGCAGAAGATAAACCCTAATGGAGAACTGCAGCAAGATCCTAGCTGGGTAGCCATGAAAGGTGGTTTTGGTGCTTGTGAGTATGATGAATCATCCATGGAAGATTCAACAAACTCAgcggcttcttcttcttcttcaatagaTTTATTAGAAGATGCATCTTCTGcagcatcatcatcatcatcatcatcgacATCACATGCGAATGGACCTCTATATGAATTATCAGAGCTCATGGCCCAACTTCCCATCAA GAGAGGCCTTTCAAAGTTTTATGAAGGGAAATCTCAGTCTTATACATCTCTAGCAAGTGTGAGGAGCATAGAAGATCTTGCAAAGAAAGTGACTGCAACTCCATACAGATCTAAAATGAAGTCTTGCAAGAGCTATGCTGGGGTTTTAGATAGCCACAAGTGCTACAGTCCCAAGGCTACCATATCAAAAAGGGCTTCACCATATCAAAAACGATCTTTTTCATCTTCTTTAGGTAAGAGAGGTTCTTTACTGGGCAATTGTTAG
- the LOC110656012 gene encoding mitogen-activated protein kinase kinase 6 has protein sequence MKSKKPLQQLKLSVPAQEIPITSFLTASGTFHDGDLLLNQKGLRLISEEKESRPSDNKELDFDFSLEDLETVKVIGKGSGGVVQLVRHKWVGTLFALKVIQMNIQEDIRKQIVQELKINQASQCSHVVVCHHSFYHNGAISLVLEYMDRGSLADVIRQVKTILEPYLAVVCKQVLQGLVYLHHERHVIHRDIKPSNLLVNHKGEVKITDFGVSAMLASSMGQRDTFVGTYNYMSPERISGSTYDYSSDIWSLGLVVLECAIGRFPYMQSEDQQNWPSFYELLEAIVESPPPSAPPDQFSPEFCSFVSSCIQKNPRERASSLDLLNHPFIKKFEDKDIDLGILVGSLEPPVNYPR, from the exons atgaagagCAAGAAGCCATTGCAGCAACTCAAGCTCTCCGTTCCGGCTCAAGAAATCCCCATTACCTCTTTCTT GACTGCAAGTGGTACATTTCACGATGGAGATTTGCTTTTGAATCAGAAAGGCCTGCGGCTTATCTCTGAAGAGAAGGAATCTCGT CCTTCAGATAACAAGGAGCttgattttgatttctcattggaAGACCTTGAGACAGTCAAAGTCATTGGAAAGGGGAGCGGAGGTGTAGTGCAACTTGTTCGTCATAAATGGGTTGGGACATTATTTGCATTGAAG GTCATCCAGATGAACATACAAGAGGATATTCGTAAACAAATTGTACAGGAGCTGAAAATAAACCAAGCCTCCCAATGTTCTCACGTTGTTGTTTGCCACCACTCATTCTATCACAATGGAGCTATTTCTCTTGTACTAGAATACATGGATCGTGGATCTCTGGCAGATGTGATTAGACAAGTTAAAACAATTCTCGAACCTTACCTGGCTGTTGTGTGCAAGCAG GTTTTACAGGGTCTCGTGTATCTACACCATGAGCGACATGTCATACATAGGGACATTAAACCATCCAATCTATTGGTAAACCATAAAGGGGAAGTGAAGATCACTGATTTTGGTGTGAGTGCAATGCTAGCTAGTTCTATGGGTCAAAGGGACACATTTGTTGGAACTTACAATTACATGTCG CCAGAGCGAATTAGTGGGAGCACCTATGACTACAGCAGTGATATTTGGAGTTTAGGGTTGGTAGTACTTGAGTGCGCTATAGGGCGTTTTCCTTATATGCAATCTGAAGATCAGCAAAACTGGCCAAGCTTTTATGAGCTCTTGGAAGCCATTGTGGAGAGCCCACCTCCATCTGCTCCACCAGATCAATTCTCCCCTGAGTTCTGTTCATTTGTCTCCTCTTG TATACAGAAGAATCCTCGAGAAAGGGCATCATCTTTGGACCTTTTG AATCACCCATTTATCAAAAAGTTTGAAGACAAAGACATTGATCTTGGAATTCTAGTTGGCAGCTTGGAACCTCCTGTGAACTACCCTAGGTAG
- the LOC131179500 gene encoding uncharacterized mitochondrial protein AtMg00820-like: protein MALNTKELFLSPDPDDFDVLNTSLTPPTPVEPAAVVDPVPTPAFSPNNTLRRSTCQTMTEELQALEKTHTWDLVDLSPNKTPIGCKWIYKIKTHSDGIIECYKARLIAKGYTQEYVIDYEGTFAPVA from the exons atggcattgaacacaaagg agctaTTTCTAAGTCCTGATCCAGATGATTTTGATGTGCTTAATACTAGCCTAACTCCACCTACCCCTGTTGAACCTGCAgcagttgttgatccagtacctaCGCCTGCATTTTCTCCTAACAatactcttcgtcgttctacttgt caaACTATGACTGAAGAACTTCaagctttagagaaaactcatacttgggatttagttgatctttcACCAAACAAGactcctattggttgcaaatggatttacaaaatcaagacccatTCTGATGGAATTATTGAATGTTATAAAGCTCGCTTaatagccaaagggtacactcaagagtatgttATCGACTATGAAGGAACTTTTGCTCCAGTAGCCTGA